The following coding sequences are from one Granulicella sp. L56 window:
- a CDS encoding glycoside hydrolase family 28 protein, with amino-acid sequence MNRREMLSAIAGFAASTVGVAHGAPLKSDGTRPAIFDPRSFGAVGDGRAKDSPSVQRAIDACTAGGGGIVYLGPGTYLCGTVVLKSNVTLYLEAGAVLLGSGDINDYQPKHLIYANGAENVGLAGPGKIDGQGSAFWVHRDRPPVPESQVWSDAIHLDWTRKKCPSPMVEFESCTDVRITDVFLCNSPGWTLRPFNCDRVQIRGIVINNPVYSPNSDGIDPTGCQDLVISDCIIETGDDAICIKSEPLNGAPARLTKNIVVTNCILSGCCNGFKFGTPTFGGFENITFSNSVIYNDDVPLPSRMIAGIQLSAVDGGWVDGVVISGIQMRRVRSPICIRRGTRHTDNVAPQNGLRGVVIEGLHATDAILTSSITGLPGLNVEDVRLSDIRIATIMPGKLEWVAHPVPEVPADYPQARMFGWLPASGLYVRHVRGLSVRNVSFSAPVEEWRPTLLFDDVQDLRCDGLQSTSTIEGEPMVQMEDVHGGWLSQTKAPKGARALLKLKSSKDILVSGCDLRGSAAVAEGDTDGMHAEYNMISR; translated from the coding sequence ATGAATCGCAGAGAAATGCTTTCGGCTATTGCCGGTTTTGCGGCATCTACGGTGGGAGTTGCACACGGGGCCCCTTTAAAAAGTGATGGCACACGTCCGGCCATTTTCGATCCCCGTTCGTTCGGTGCGGTTGGAGACGGTCGTGCAAAGGATTCTCCCTCGGTTCAGCGTGCGATCGACGCGTGCACGGCGGGCGGCGGAGGTATTGTGTATCTGGGCCCAGGCACTTATCTCTGCGGCACCGTCGTCCTCAAATCCAACGTCACGCTTTATCTCGAGGCAGGCGCTGTGCTGCTCGGCAGCGGCGACATCAATGACTACCAGCCAAAGCATCTTATTTACGCTAACGGTGCAGAGAACGTGGGACTGGCGGGGCCGGGCAAGATTGACGGACAGGGCTCGGCATTCTGGGTACACCGTGACCGCCCACCGGTACCGGAAAGCCAAGTGTGGAGCGACGCCATCCACCTCGATTGGACTCGCAAGAAGTGTCCCTCGCCTATGGTTGAATTCGAAAGCTGCACCGATGTTCGTATTACAGACGTCTTCCTCTGCAACTCTCCGGGATGGACTCTCAGGCCGTTTAATTGCGACCGTGTCCAGATCCGCGGGATTGTTATTAATAATCCGGTTTATAGTCCCAATTCGGACGGTATAGATCCCACCGGCTGCCAGGATCTGGTGATCTCGGATTGCATTATAGAAACCGGAGACGATGCTATCTGCATTAAGAGCGAGCCGCTCAACGGCGCACCCGCTCGCTTGACCAAGAATATCGTTGTCACCAACTGTATTCTTAGCGGCTGCTGTAACGGTTTCAAATTCGGTACGCCTACGTTCGGTGGCTTTGAAAACATTACCTTCTCGAACTCAGTCATCTACAACGACGATGTGCCCTTGCCGTCACGCATGATCGCAGGCATCCAACTGAGCGCCGTTGATGGCGGCTGGGTAGACGGAGTCGTCATCAGTGGGATCCAGATGCGGCGTGTGCGGTCGCCCATTTGTATTCGCCGAGGCACGCGACATACGGACAACGTTGCACCACAGAACGGCCTGCGTGGTGTTGTCATTGAAGGCTTGCATGCCACAGATGCAATCCTGACCAGTTCCATTACCGGGTTACCGGGCTTGAATGTAGAGGATGTTCGCCTTTCGGATATCCGGATTGCAACCATCATGCCGGGCAAGCTCGAGTGGGTTGCCCATCCGGTCCCTGAGGTCCCAGCCGATTACCCTCAGGCGCGTATGTTTGGGTGGCTGCCCGCAAGCGGTTTGTATGTTCGGCACGTCCGTGGTCTTTCCGTGCGTAATGTCTCGTTCTCAGCGCCGGTGGAAGAGTGGCGCCCCACTTTGCTGTTTGATGACGTGCAAGATCTGCGTTGCGATGGCTTACAGTCCACGTCTACGATCGAGGGAGAACCCATGGTGCAGATGGAGGACGTCCATGGCGGGTGGTTGTCCCAGACCAAGGCCCCTAAAGGTGCGCGCGCTCTTCTGAAATTAAAATCATCCAAAGACATTCTTGTTTCGGGATGCGATCTTCGCGGCAGTGCTGCCGTAGCCGAAGGCGATACGGATGGAATGCACGCTGAGTACAACATGATTAGTCGATAG
- a CDS encoding glycoside hydrolase family 28 protein, with amino-acid sequence MNRREALTLIAASTTFPIGHVYAADQRNSPQSNLANSVFSPRQFGAIGDGKTLDSPAINAAIDTCSKAGGGVVYCSPGKYLCGTVELKSNVTLYLEAGAVILGSTNVKQYTPKPGPDPNSDAGQGHLIYARDIENVSVVGPGKIDGQGRSFWVPSNRKPVPDSQKWTDRRHFDWKPHARISPMIELINCTNLRLESIEIVGASGWTLRPINCTRVFIHGIIIKNPAIGPNTDGIDLTGCQQVTISDCLIDTGDDAICLKSENPYGEAPRLSRDITVTNCILTSSTNAFKIGTASQGGFENITFSNSTIVSSDPDLASRMIAGIAIEMVDGGWIDGLVISGIQIQDARAPLFIRRGNRANRFATDKAGLRGVLIDGVHATGAILTSSITGIPGMDVEDVRLANFHVDTVMPGEKEWLKPSVPEVPAGYPESRMFGWLPASGLYCRHVRGLSLRDVTFTAPAHEWRNTMVFDDVRQLNLDRFRSTSAIGGVPPLLLTNTRDVWISGAATPMNSTALARVEGNQSANLLISGCDIRGAAKLADISGEVNAGVVRGEFNIAKGEG; translated from the coding sequence ATGAATCGTAGAGAAGCGCTCACCCTGATCGCCGCTTCAACCACGTTTCCGATCGGACACGTTTATGCAGCCGACCAGAGGAACAGCCCACAAAGCAATCTGGCCAACAGCGTTTTTAGTCCGCGTCAATTTGGAGCAATCGGTGACGGGAAGACCTTGGATTCGCCTGCGATCAATGCGGCCATTGATACCTGTAGCAAAGCGGGAGGCGGTGTCGTTTACTGTTCGCCTGGCAAGTACCTGTGCGGTACGGTAGAGCTGAAAAGTAACGTCACTCTCTACTTAGAGGCGGGAGCAGTCATTCTAGGCAGCACGAATGTGAAGCAATATACACCGAAGCCTGGGCCTGATCCGAACTCTGACGCAGGACAGGGGCACCTGATTTATGCACGCGATATCGAGAACGTGAGCGTGGTTGGGCCTGGAAAGATCGATGGGCAGGGGCGAAGCTTTTGGGTGCCATCGAATCGGAAACCCGTGCCGGATTCGCAGAAGTGGACCGACAGGCGGCACTTTGACTGGAAGCCCCACGCCAGAATCTCCCCGATGATCGAATTGATTAACTGCACCAACCTGCGCCTCGAGTCGATCGAAATTGTGGGTGCATCTGGCTGGACGCTCCGTCCGATCAATTGCACCCGAGTGTTCATTCACGGAATTATTATCAAGAATCCGGCGATAGGCCCCAACACCGACGGCATCGACTTGACTGGCTGCCAGCAGGTGACCATCTCGGACTGTCTCATCGACACAGGCGACGATGCAATTTGTTTGAAGAGCGAGAATCCCTACGGCGAAGCTCCGCGGCTTTCACGAGATATCACCGTAACCAATTGCATCCTGACCAGCAGTACAAACGCCTTCAAGATTGGAACAGCTTCGCAGGGTGGCTTTGAGAACATCACCTTTTCCAACTCAACCATCGTCAGCAGCGATCCCGATCTTGCGTCTCGTATGATCGCCGGGATCGCCATTGAGATGGTCGATGGTGGATGGATCGATGGTCTTGTGATCTCCGGCATTCAGATTCAGGACGCTCGTGCGCCTCTCTTCATCCGAAGAGGAAATAGAGCCAATCGTTTTGCCACTGACAAAGCAGGTCTCCGAGGCGTGCTGATCGATGGAGTCCATGCCACCGGTGCTATTTTGACAAGTTCCATCACGGGGATTCCCGGGATGGATGTCGAGGACGTGAGGCTCGCTAATTTCCATGTTGATACCGTTATGCCTGGAGAGAAGGAGTGGCTCAAACCCTCGGTGCCCGAAGTTCCCGCCGGATATCCTGAATCGCGCATGTTCGGGTGGCTGCCTGCGTCCGGCCTATACTGCCGGCACGTGCGCGGCTTGAGTTTGAGAGACGTCACCTTCACCGCACCCGCTCACGAATGGCGCAACACCATGGTCTTCGATGACGTCCGTCAACTGAATCTTGATAGATTTAGGTCGACCTCAGCGATTGGCGGTGTGCCGCCCCTTCTACTGACCAACACACGCGACGTATGGATCTCTGGTGCGGCCACTCCTATGAATTCAACCGCCTTGGCGAGAGTTGAAGGGAACCAGTCAGCCAATCTCCTGATCTCAGGTTGTGACATTCGTGGCGCTGCAAAATTGGCTGACATATCCGGCGAAGTGAATGCAGGTGTCGTTCGGGGAGAGTTCAACATTGCTAAGGGAGAAGGCTGA
- a CDS encoding RICIN domain-containing protein — protein sequence MRLFHYTVGTKFLSGLTKAATVLLVIATIQLQAHAAATYMLAYPAAPYDGASGTYTLKADSTTIPVTAYYGGRYSFGHLAFEGTTTFVLSTRNGAAITSYNISPHDFGITGSVSGSHLTLSVTQGQSTYLIINVSTASGALEPMVIAGDPQETNIPTIGGNVYDITAPPYNADKTGDTLLNTTIQNAIDTVSSSGGGTIYFPAGVYEISNNIQMKSNVTMYLAAGAFIHGSSNRNDYTWNTSGTLQNGQPEQGPQNFVITGAVNNVAFTGRGVIDANSTVLVTPSSTGGSINGFGNYRKGIIQSGADSNGNRPNGLKIIGITVKDATTWTFDIGDEQNVTIQNVKMLDDFKWVHSDGYDIVSTNNATIDNCLGVTGDDTFDAKAGDTNPVSNVTYSNDVGYSWEGDGTKVGVQAKGTASNIVFSNIQVVAGQRAVSVSHDEGTAGYSGIHFNDIHMENLEGSSSSGEFLVAPIVIWTLGGGDGPVDNVSLSRVTVDDSRGFASKIQGTNSAGTVSNVTLQDVSIDGTTITSSNYSSKIDVGTNVSGLNFGLVSGGIYSFASQHNDLAMDNGNVTTCDNPVIQWPINLPETSSQKWQLTSVGTNIYTIVSQKSGCALDNSSSNLSPFGLLQSTLNGQIQQKWTITNLGNDYYKVISTQSGEALDDDNVPPNTESTNTQVVQFTPNGNSTQQWKLTMQ from the coding sequence ATGCGTCTATTTCACTATACGGTTGGAACAAAATTTCTAAGCGGATTGACCAAGGCCGCGACCGTCTTGTTGGTCATCGCCACGATACAGCTTCAGGCCCATGCTGCAGCTACCTATATGCTGGCGTATCCGGCGGCGCCCTATGACGGTGCGAGCGGCACCTACACCTTGAAGGCCGACAGTACAACGATCCCGGTCACGGCCTATTACGGCGGCCGCTACAGCTTCGGTCATCTCGCCTTTGAAGGCACGACTACGTTTGTCCTGTCGACCAGAAACGGCGCGGCGATCACGAGCTATAACATCAGCCCGCATGATTTTGGAATCACAGGAAGCGTAAGCGGCTCGCATCTAACGCTTTCGGTCACTCAAGGCCAGTCTACCTACTTGATTATCAATGTCAGCACTGCCTCCGGAGCGCTGGAGCCGATGGTGATTGCGGGCGATCCGCAGGAGACTAATATTCCGACTATCGGCGGCAATGTGTACGACATCACCGCCCCACCCTACAACGCGGATAAGACTGGCGACACGCTGCTGAATACCACCATTCAAAATGCGATCGATACCGTGAGTTCCAGCGGCGGAGGCACCATTTACTTCCCGGCGGGTGTCTACGAGATCTCCAACAACATTCAGATGAAGAGCAATGTCACGATGTATCTGGCGGCGGGTGCGTTCATCCACGGCTCGTCCAACCGCAACGATTACACCTGGAATACCAGCGGCACGCTGCAGAACGGTCAGCCGGAACAGGGGCCGCAGAACTTCGTCATTACCGGCGCAGTCAACAATGTCGCCTTCACGGGCAGAGGCGTGATCGATGCCAATTCCACCGTATTGGTGACGCCGTCGAGTACGGGGGGCTCCATCAATGGTTTTGGCAATTATCGCAAAGGAATTATTCAGAGCGGCGCAGACAGCAATGGAAATCGACCCAATGGACTCAAGATTATCGGCATCACCGTCAAGGATGCGACCACCTGGACCTTCGATATTGGCGATGAGCAGAATGTGACGATCCAGAACGTGAAGATGCTGGACGATTTCAAATGGGTCCACAGCGATGGCTACGACATCGTTTCCACCAACAATGCCACCATCGACAACTGCCTGGGTGTAACGGGCGACGACACCTTCGACGCGAAGGCTGGCGATACCAACCCAGTCAGCAACGTCACCTACAGCAACGACGTGGGCTATAGCTGGGAGGGTGACGGTACCAAGGTGGGCGTTCAGGCAAAGGGCACCGCGAGCAACATCGTATTCAGCAACATCCAGGTTGTCGCAGGGCAACGGGCGGTGAGCGTATCCCATGACGAGGGGACGGCCGGTTATAGCGGCATCCACTTCAACGACATCCACATGGAAAACCTCGAAGGATCGTCCTCATCGGGAGAATTCCTCGTGGCTCCTATTGTGATCTGGACACTGGGCGGCGGAGATGGGCCCGTAGACAACGTTAGTTTGTCCCGGGTCACAGTGGATGACAGCCGCGGATTTGCAAGCAAAATTCAGGGTACGAATTCGGCTGGCACCGTTTCCAACGTCACCTTGCAGGATGTGTCGATCGATGGGACGACCATAACGAGCAGCAATTACTCATCGAAGATCGACGTCGGGACCAACGTGAGCGGTCTGAACTTTGGTCTCGTTTCCGGCGGGATTTACAGTTTCGCCAGTCAGCATAACGATCTGGCCATGGACAATGGCAACGTAACGACCTGCGACAACCCGGTGATCCAATGGCCGATCAACCTTCCGGAGACGTCCTCACAGAAGTGGCAATTGACCTCGGTTGGCACCAACATCTACACGATCGTGAGCCAAAAGAGCGGGTGCGCGCTGGATAACTCCAGCTCAAACCTGTCGCCATTCGGACTGCTGCAATCGACGCTGAATGGGCAGATTCAGCAGAAGTGGACGATCACCAACCTCGGCAATGACTACTACAAGGTGATCAGCACCCAAAGCGGTGAGGCTTTGGATGACGATAACGTGCCTCCTAACACCGAGAGCACCAATACCCAGGTGGTGCAGTTCACTCCCAACGGCAATAGCACGCAGCAATGGAAGCTGACGATGCAGTAG
- a CDS encoding TonB-dependent receptor, whose amino-acid sequence MQVATQKFIMSGRIRRFFVRPLLQLIVFACLLPGTAMLAQLAGKGAVSGNIQDSTGAVIPKAKITVTNTATGVSVTMNSTDAGDYTFPTLDPGDYTIKVEAQGFQIQQQQNVNVNALETTTYSPKLTIGSSSQTVTVSTAPPQLQTTNATLGSTLEGDMYSALPVEMGAFGSQDQRRATDFAYLLPGVQGNQTSGGTTTNSGLVNGVGARGGAIAIYVNGVPFTNISGEGDPRFVWSAISVDAVGQFQVQTSGYSAMYEGEGVQNYNVKQGGNAFHGSVYEFFRNTALDSWGFVKGNNPYTGLPQKPIEHQSEFGIDIGGPLLPFGSWREKLFYFGNYTGFRSSSTHPIIQSYPSVAEQQGNFQGIAPIYDPNTQGGCTAFYGYQCRYRYGYTHGAGQTSAQVVNGQPIDVIPTSEMSQVALALQAGLPNSQLINTNPTNNFVAPNLKGLNNYSTTHRIDFIASAKDVLTLTGAYGRQVSNSPVGSTSTTNNQGPQPYNYGQAYAPKTYVGVIEETHEFSPHVINQFNAGFARYASLDYNANQTPQYAATAYGYNGAPAGQAAGSFPNVKFSGVDAPTAFAGYNAVIGIANSYELLDNVQWTLGKHSLTLGGMISWLGYNYTSASGGSTPVTISNAVTETAGILSNGSLIGSTGAGYASFLLGQPDNVSFTQNLINSTHAQFRPMSPYIQDTWRVSDKLTLDLGLRYDFYPTYKEAHDQMSYFDPNLLNPVTGVGGALNFAGHGAGTCNCDTPVKNYFKNIGPRLGLAYQIDPQTVVRASYDVVYSHGNGVAGSSASAQGTKTLGFSASPNFSANSSTYLTTAPLDSGVPAYAPAAGIASGPQFGTGYTKTPGYTGSPSSATYGDPYYGGRAPQFINYTFGLQHQWTNAFTTSISYVGSQAHFLMSDGGNARGYWSDQLDPKYLNLGPCLTTAVSKLATTKNAAGVNCQTAVQQSGAAVPAWFNTSQQLSVALKPFPQYAVSDNYGQVSNAHYNGLQTVANLRVSRGVTIMTSYTWGRSIDDGGTFRTGYAIPAAYSNTGRSYAADAIERTVSVTNQAHHFVFTGVEHLPFGSGSFGGEHAWTRALFGGFEFSQIVQIYSGSPLAITATSCQTNPAQATCMPTLNPAFTGSARITKHWSGFGPNIAPSVGSATVAPTGPFISPTLANSAYMPAYTFGNAPRTAAYGLTGPGFFGMDISLRRSFPLHLSEKTKLNLQADLYNVTNFVQFGNIVTTLGSSNFGTPTTQNNNPRQAQLSARIEF is encoded by the coding sequence ATGCAAGTTGCTACACAGAAATTCATTATGAGCGGTCGAATCCGCCGGTTTTTTGTTCGTCCTCTACTACAACTCATAGTCTTCGCCTGTTTGCTGCCGGGGACGGCCATGCTTGCGCAATTGGCCGGGAAGGGTGCGGTCAGTGGAAACATTCAAGACTCAACAGGCGCAGTAATCCCAAAAGCGAAGATCACCGTTACCAACACGGCCACAGGTGTCAGCGTGACGATGAACTCGACCGATGCAGGCGACTATACGTTTCCCACACTAGATCCCGGTGACTACACAATCAAGGTGGAAGCCCAGGGCTTTCAGATCCAGCAGCAACAAAACGTCAATGTGAATGCTTTAGAAACGACAACATATAGTCCGAAGTTGACGATCGGCTCGAGCTCCCAGACTGTGACTGTCTCCACCGCGCCGCCACAACTGCAAACAACAAACGCCACGCTGGGCAGTACCCTTGAAGGGGATATGTACTCCGCCCTTCCCGTTGAAATGGGTGCGTTCGGTTCACAGGACCAGCGCCGCGCGACCGATTTCGCATATTTGCTGCCTGGCGTACAGGGCAATCAGACCAGCGGCGGAACGACAACCAACTCGGGCCTTGTGAACGGTGTTGGGGCGCGCGGCGGCGCAATTGCGATCTACGTCAATGGTGTGCCGTTCACGAATATATCTGGCGAAGGCGACCCACGATTTGTTTGGTCGGCGATCTCGGTGGATGCCGTAGGTCAATTTCAGGTGCAGACCTCGGGCTACTCGGCTATGTATGAGGGCGAGGGCGTGCAGAACTACAACGTGAAGCAGGGTGGCAATGCATTCCACGGCTCCGTGTACGAGTTTTTCCGCAACACCGCGCTCGATTCGTGGGGCTTTGTTAAGGGCAATAATCCATACACGGGTCTCCCGCAAAAGCCGATTGAACATCAAAGCGAATTCGGTATCGATATTGGCGGCCCCTTGCTTCCGTTCGGATCCTGGCGTGAAAAGCTGTTCTACTTCGGCAATTACACTGGATTCCGCAGCTCCTCTACCCACCCGATCATCCAGAGTTACCCATCCGTGGCCGAACAGCAAGGTAACTTCCAAGGCATTGCGCCCATTTATGACCCGAATACGCAAGGTGGTTGTACGGCGTTCTACGGGTATCAATGCCGGTACCGATATGGCTACACGCACGGTGCGGGTCAAACCAGCGCCCAGGTAGTCAATGGCCAGCCCATTGACGTGATCCCGACGAGCGAGATGAGTCAGGTCGCGCTGGCGTTGCAGGCAGGCCTTCCCAATTCGCAGTTGATCAACACCAATCCCACCAACAACTTCGTCGCTCCTAACTTGAAGGGGCTAAACAACTATTCTACGACGCACCGTATCGATTTCATCGCCTCTGCAAAGGATGTGCTGACCCTAACCGGCGCTTACGGCCGGCAGGTGAGTAATAGTCCGGTTGGCTCGACCAGTACAACGAACAATCAAGGCCCACAGCCCTATAACTATGGGCAGGCCTACGCGCCGAAGACATACGTGGGGGTCATCGAAGAGACCCATGAATTCAGCCCTCATGTAATCAATCAATTCAACGCCGGCTTCGCTCGGTACGCCTCTCTGGACTACAACGCAAACCAGACTCCGCAATATGCGGCGACGGCTTACGGCTATAACGGAGCCCCTGCGGGCCAGGCTGCGGGATCATTCCCGAATGTGAAGTTCAGCGGCGTCGACGCGCCGACCGCCTTCGCGGGCTATAACGCTGTCATTGGAATCGCGAACTCATACGAACTGCTCGATAACGTGCAATGGACACTCGGCAAGCACTCTCTGACACTCGGCGGAATGATCAGTTGGTTGGGGTACAACTACACCTCAGCTTCGGGGGGATCCACGCCGGTGACCATCAGCAACGCGGTTACGGAAACGGCAGGCATCCTAAGCAATGGCTCACTCATTGGCTCGACCGGCGCAGGCTACGCCAGCTTTCTGCTTGGACAGCCCGACAATGTAAGCTTCACGCAGAATCTGATCAATTCGACTCATGCCCAATTTCGGCCAATGTCCCCTTATATTCAGGATACGTGGCGGGTTAGCGACAAGCTTACGCTTGATCTGGGTTTGCGCTATGACTTTTATCCCACATACAAAGAAGCTCACGATCAGATGAGTTACTTCGACCCCAACCTACTGAATCCAGTGACCGGTGTTGGCGGGGCGCTCAACTTCGCGGGCCATGGAGCAGGCACCTGTAACTGCGACACTCCGGTTAAAAATTATTTTAAGAACATCGGTCCCCGTCTTGGATTGGCGTACCAGATCGATCCGCAGACTGTCGTACGCGCAAGCTATGATGTGGTCTATTCGCACGGGAACGGCGTGGCCGGCTCGTCTGCGTCGGCTCAAGGCACGAAAACACTTGGGTTCTCGGCCTCGCCGAACTTTAGTGCGAACTCGAGCACCTACCTCACTACGGCTCCGCTTGATTCTGGTGTACCGGCCTATGCTCCTGCCGCCGGGATTGCCTCTGGCCCGCAATTTGGCACGGGTTACACGAAGACCCCCGGCTATACAGGCTCGCCCTCGTCTGCCACCTACGGCGACCCCTACTACGGTGGCCGGGCACCGCAGTTCATCAACTACACGTTTGGCTTACAACACCAGTGGACTAACGCTTTCACAACCTCGATAAGCTATGTCGGCTCGCAGGCGCATTTTCTAATGTCCGATGGCGGCAACGCGCGTGGTTACTGGTCCGATCAACTGGATCCAAAATATCTGAACCTTGGGCCCTGTCTTACCACCGCTGTCTCGAAGCTGGCCACCACCAAGAACGCCGCCGGGGTCAATTGCCAGACTGCAGTCCAGCAGTCTGGAGCCGCGGTTCCGGCCTGGTTCAATACCTCGCAGCAACTTTCGGTTGCTCTAAAACCATTCCCGCAATACGCCGTCAGCGACAACTATGGCCAGGTTTCCAATGCGCATTATAACGGGCTCCAAACTGTTGCAAACCTGCGCGTCTCGCGTGGCGTGACGATCATGACGAGTTACACATGGGGGCGCTCAATCGACGACGGCGGCACGTTCCGTACCGGTTACGCAATCCCGGCAGCGTACTCCAACACAGGTCGTTCGTATGCGGCAGATGCCATCGAGCGTACCGTATCCGTAACCAACCAGGCCCACCACTTTGTCTTTACCGGAGTGGAGCATCTTCCCTTCGGCAGCGGTAGTTTCGGTGGCGAGCACGCCTGGACGCGAGCTTTGTTTGGCGGCTTCGAGTTCTCGCAAATCGTGCAGATCTATTCCGGTTCGCCGCTCGCTATCACGGCCACCTCGTGTCAGACTAACCCCGCGCAGGCGACATGTATGCCAACCCTGAATCCGGCGTTTACCGGCAGCGCGCGTATTACGAAGCACTGGAGCGGCTTCGGCCCGAACATAGCGCCAAGTGTTGGCAGTGCAACGGTCGCTCCTACTGGGCCATTCATTTCACCGACTCTGGCCAACTCGGCGTACATGCCGGCATACACGTTTGGCAATGCTCCTCGCACGGCAGCGTATGGTCTCACCGGGCCTGGCTTCTTCGGTATGGATATCAGTCTGCGGCGAAGCTTTCCTCTGCACCTCTCCGAAAAGACGAAGCTGAACCTGCAGGCTGACCTATATAACGTGACTAATTTTGTGCAGTTCGGCAATATCGTCACCACGCTGGGCAGCTCCAACTTCGGCACTCCGACGACGCAAAACAACAATCCGCGTCAGGCGCAGCTTTCGGCCCGTATCGAATTCTGA
- a CDS encoding alpha-glucosidase domain-containing protein: MHATLAAVALFAISALSAQNLTENVPEPPSRTLAPVANQSAMVKERYARFTVLTPELIRMEWAEDNQFEDHPSLIFLNRNLPVPPFSMTQKGGTLTIHTGKLQLVYS, translated from the coding sequence GTGCACGCGACTCTTGCCGCCGTAGCACTTTTCGCAATCTCTGCTCTTTCCGCCCAGAATCTCACAGAGAATGTTCCGGAGCCTCCATCGCGGACCCTGGCTCCGGTTGCCAACCAGTCTGCCATGGTCAAGGAGCGCTATGCTCGTTTCACGGTGCTGACACCGGAACTGATTAGGATGGAGTGGGCTGAAGATAACCAGTTCGAGGACCATCCTTCCTTGATCTTCCTGAACCGCAACTTGCCCGTGCCACCGTTTAGCATGACGCAAAAGGGTGGAACGCTCACGATCCATACCGGCAAATTGCAATTGGTTTACTCCTAG
- a CDS encoding TIM-barrel domain-containing protein, whose translation MVGLSFASGYTLYRQSRGHDATLDGATGAEHLKEPIGPGLISRDGWVVVDDSGALFDSSNFDFSHGDPMSQPWVLPRPSGTREDLYFFGYGHDYKQALGDYVRVAGRIPLPPRYAFGAWWSRYWAYSDQELRDLVTGFHEDNVPLDVLVIDMDWHKTFGRHFEMKDASGHRRGWSGYSWDTALFPDPKDFLSELHEEGLKVTLDLHPASGVQPWEDAYPEFARNMGIDPATKQYIPFDLTNRKFAKNYIDLLHHPLEAQGVDFWWLDWQQQNNTKTAGVNPTWWLNYIHFTDQEHEDKRPLLFHRWGGLGNHRYQIGFSGDTVSTWDSLAFQPWFTATAANVGYAFWSHDIGSHMPGVVAPELYTRWIQFGIFSPILRTHTTKNAESERRIWAYPEPYSDIMRTDFQLRYAMEPYICLFTNADIAGSAETAADFSQYLFQPAGTDDGPEETDHREVSIADAMEQDHVPD comes from the coding sequence ATGGTAGGCCTGTCGTTTGCATCCGGGTATACCCTCTACCGGCAATCTCGAGGGCACGACGCAACCCTGGACGGCGCGACGGGAGCCGAGCACCTGAAAGAACCGATCGGGCCGGGGCTCATCTCACGCGACGGATGGGTTGTGGTTGACGACTCCGGCGCGCTCTTCGACTCTTCTAACTTCGACTTCAGCCACGGCGATCCCATGAGCCAACCATGGGTACTTCCGCGACCATCCGGCACACGCGAGGACCTGTACTTCTTCGGCTACGGTCACGACTACAAGCAGGCGCTGGGCGATTATGTACGCGTCGCCGGCCGCATCCCGCTGCCCCCGCGCTATGCCTTTGGAGCCTGGTGGTCCCGCTATTGGGCCTACAGTGATCAGGAACTGCGCGACCTCGTCACCGGCTTCCATGAGGATAATGTACCGCTAGATGTGCTGGTGATCGACATGGACTGGCATAAGACCTTCGGCCGCCACTTCGAGATGAAGGATGCTTCGGGACATCGCAGGGGCTGGAGCGGATATTCCTGGGACACGGCGCTCTTCCCGGACCCCAAGGATTTCCTGTCCGAGTTGCATGAAGAAGGCCTGAAGGTAACGCTGGATCTTCATCCGGCCAGCGGCGTGCAGCCATGGGAAGATGCCTATCCGGAGTTCGCACGCAACATGGGAATCGATCCTGCGACCAAGCAATACATCCCATTCGATCTGACCAATCGCAAGTTTGCGAAGAACTATATCGATCTGCTGCATCATCCGTTGGAAGCGCAGGGAGTGGACTTCTGGTGGCTCGACTGGCAGCAGCAGAACAACACGAAGACGGCTGGAGTGAACCCGACGTGGTGGTTGAACTACATTCACTTTACCGACCAGGAGCATGAGGACAAGCGCCCCCTGCTGTTCCATCGCTGGGGCGGCCTCGGCAACCATCGCTACCAGATCGGCTTCTCCGGAGACACGGTCTCCACCTGGGACTCTTTGGCATTTCAGCCATGGTTCACAGCCACCGCGGCCAATGTAGGTTATGCCTTCTGGTCACATGACATAGGAAGCCACATGCCCGGCGTGGTCGCGCCGGAGCTCTACACGCGCTGGATCCAGTTCGGTATCTTCAGTCCTATTCTGCGCACGCACACTACCAAGAACGCTGAGTCCGAGCGCCGCATCTGGGCTTATCCGGAACCGTACAGCGACATCATGCGTACCGACTTCCAGCTTCGCTATGCCATGGAACCGTACATATGCCTCTTTACTAATGCCGATATAGCTGGTAGTGCTGAAACGGCTGCCGATTTCAGTCAGTATCTCTTCCAGCCTGCCGGCACTGATGACGGTCCGGAAGAGACCGACCATCGTGAGGTATCCATCGCGGATGCGATGGAGCAGGATCATGTACCGGACTAA